A section of the Candidatus Hydrogenedens sp. genome encodes:
- a CDS encoding Ig-like domain-containing protein: protein MMIVRKTNLWLTVFMCLYLLLIAFVSEAGTPRILIVGDSWAEIVWNDNIWPYVLNYYGLGDWEVRGDKVAIGGTMAEHFADDWPNPRDNNNPVRTYSLYNAIMNNPSIDIVHLSLGGNDLLWKWKNGMQPQPGPNNDVFDEIEQDLATVVDYILSLRPDIKVGFVDYDFVNIWELALAGNQSAILMQANLNNPSPSELNSAFVELGWRKRNIASTRNRVAYIHNFGLQQYRHGHPGFWDKGPVYRPAFASNISPIPGDPPNYIPYPGGFIEYPTARAGLASNGDDPIHLNTTGYRDLCGHTLYQFFASWLIDTTPPFVASITRNPSSPNPTNAQTLEFIVTFTEDVVNVTVDDFVIDGTGFSGASVVSVTGSGNSRTVTINRGTGQGDISIDLIDRDTIYDTNWRVLGNALGQNFGAGNANYNAGEYYTIDITSPTVLITADTPQPNETTYATFTATFNEPVIGFNAGDIQLTVAGSGTAQVTNFSGSGTTYNFGITVARSSDIFVTVTIPNSACTDIAGNSNQDYTYPNYYFKLPPFTSTDIYSSSGILGDLSVNSGDTLIFYTGTNILQPYYQVNSSAQIQGQLLDIGGGNKVGKFNFRSINVPSGVTITVFGTNPLVIAGTRDITWNSPVSVSGDVAGRAGGGVGGNGGAGGNGGAGGAGGSAGGTGAP from the coding sequence ATGATGATTGTTAGAAAGACCAATTTATGGTTAACTGTCTTTATGTGTTTATATCTCCTTTTGATAGCCTTTGTTTCAGAGGCAGGGACTCCACGTATCTTGATTGTGGGTGATAGCTGGGCAGAGATAGTCTGGAATGATAATATCTGGCCTTATGTTCTGAATTATTACGGATTAGGTGATTGGGAAGTCCGTGGTGACAAAGTGGCTATCGGCGGAACAATGGCTGAGCATTTTGCAGATGATTGGCCTAATCCACGAGATAATAATAATCCCGTCCGAACATATTCACTATACAACGCCATTATGAACAATCCCTCAATAGATATCGTCCATCTCAGTTTAGGGGGTAACGATTTGCTCTGGAAATGGAAAAATGGGATGCAACCACAACCTGGACCGAACAACGATGTCTTTGACGAGATAGAGCAGGATTTAGCAACTGTTGTGGATTATATCCTTTCGCTTCGCCCGGATATTAAAGTAGGTTTTGTTGACTACGATTTCGTCAATATCTGGGAATTAGCACTGGCAGGGAATCAGTCAGCGATTTTAATGCAGGCTAACTTAAATAACCCCTCGCCCAGCGAGTTAAATTCTGCCTTTGTAGAATTAGGCTGGCGCAAGCGAAATATCGCAAGCACGCGCAACCGTGTTGCATATATCCATAATTTCGGTTTACAACAATACAGACATGGTCATCCAGGATTTTGGGATAAGGGACCGGTGTATCGCCCAGCATTTGCGAGTAATATAAGCCCTATTCCTGGTGACCCGCCGAATTACATCCCATACCCCGGTGGCTTTATTGAGTACCCAACTGCCCGTGCAGGGCTTGCAAGTAATGGAGATGACCCAATACATTTGAATACAACTGGCTATCGAGACCTTTGCGGGCACACATTGTATCAGTTTTTCGCCAGCTGGTTGATTGACACGACTCCACCTTTTGTGGCATCGATAACTCGCAATCCATCTTCTCCAAATCCTACTAATGCACAGACTTTAGAGTTTATCGTTACATTCACAGAGGATGTAGTAAATGTCACAGTAGATGACTTTGTCATTGACGGGACCGGATTTTCAGGTGCTTCAGTTGTATCCGTGACGGGTTCCGGTAATTCTCGAACCGTAACTATAAATCGTGGAACAGGACAGGGCGATATCAGTATAGATTTGATTGACCGCGATACAATTTACGACACAAACTGGCGCGTGCTTGGGAATGCACTCGGGCAGAATTTCGGTGCAGGCAATGCGAATTACAATGCGGGCGAATACTACACAATTGATATTACCTCGCCGACAGTCCTCATTACTGCGGATACGCCTCAACCGAATGAAACTACTTACGCTACATTCACAGCAACATTCAACGAACCAGTCATAGGATTTAACGCAGGCGATATTCAATTGACTGTAGCAGGTTCGGGTACTGCTCAGGTCACGAACTTCTCAGGGAGTGGAACGACATATAATTTCGGTATTACAGTAGCACGAAGTTCAGATATATTTGTCACGGTTACTATTCCAAATAGTGCCTGCACAGATATTGCTGGTAACTCAAATCAGGATTATACTTATCCTAACTACTACTTTAAACTTCCACCATTCACTTCCACAGATATATATTCCAGTAGTGGCATACTTGGTGACTTATCAGTCAATTCCGGAGATACGCTTATCTTCTATACTGGGACGAATATTTTACAGCCCTATTATCAGGTTAACTCATCCGCACAGATACAAGGACAATTATTAGACATAGGTGGTGGTAACAAAGTTGGAAAGTTCAACTTCCGCTCAATTAATGTGCCGAGCGGAGTAACTATTACTGTTTTTGGCACGAATCCATTGGTAATAGCAGGAACAAGAGATATAACATGGAATTCCCCTGTAAGCGTATCTGGCGATGTTGCGGGTAGAGCAGGAGGTGGTGTTGGTGGTAATGGTGGAGCGGGCGGTAATGGTGGTGCTGGCGGAGCAGGAGGAAGTGCCGGCGGTACTGGTGCACCAT
- a CDS encoding S41 family peptidase: MKRIFKPVCLTFLIFVLVFLGTESGCTRAKIPLTKLEVPMVAVPLPELPIPLPKIPLLMSGEGDYRLLTWKKSFRRLCDQIEREYPYTEWKAIQWEQLRKTYAEKVEQAKDKKDRDAFYLALREFMYSIPDANVRIETDEKVKETAIGGGYGFAMTRTDDGHYIVYYVNPGSSAEKSGMQVGAEIVQWNKQPIEQAVEGTSILWADTPPATNDGKIWEKCKLLGRAPIGKQAEITFLNPDNPQPLTIMMTAEKDDYATLKMPVWDKVSVGMMDSPIQKKKLSEGYGYFRILFFSPSVGTPFPAQAFQKALSEFIRDSVPGLIIDLRGNTGGDPELIPKFAGYFVEEETFFHDLAFYSKKDKSFKISPGDRIMIKPLPLHYRGPVVVLVDYGTAGCAEGFASVLSRQKNVYIIGMCTTRGAMGVPGGDVRMPNGITLSYPVARSLNKEGQIQIEANAQGVGGIVPSVKVPITTDTLKQLGTNKKDVVLEYAIQHLDQLTKK; the protein is encoded by the coding sequence ATGAAACGTATCTTTAAGCCTGTCTGCCTGACATTTTTAATTTTCGTTCTTGTTTTCCTTGGAACTGAAAGTGGTTGCACCCGTGCAAAAATACCTTTAACAAAACTGGAAGTGCCAATGGTGGCGGTTCCACTCCCTGAATTGCCTATTCCATTGCCAAAAATCCCATTGCTAATGAGTGGTGAAGGCGATTATCGATTGTTAACGTGGAAGAAGTCATTCCGCCGACTCTGTGACCAAATAGAAAGAGAATACCCTTATACAGAATGGAAAGCAATCCAATGGGAACAGTTAAGAAAGACCTATGCAGAGAAAGTGGAACAGGCGAAAGATAAAAAAGACAGAGATGCGTTCTATTTAGCTCTACGTGAATTTATGTATTCAATTCCCGATGCAAATGTACGTATCGAAACGGATGAAAAAGTTAAAGAGACCGCTATCGGTGGTGGTTATGGGTTTGCGATGACCCGAACTGATGATGGGCATTATATTGTTTACTATGTAAACCCTGGTAGTTCAGCAGAGAAATCAGGGATGCAGGTAGGTGCAGAAATTGTCCAGTGGAATAAACAACCAATAGAGCAGGCTGTCGAAGGTACATCAATATTATGGGCAGATACACCGCCGGCAACCAATGACGGAAAAATATGGGAAAAATGTAAATTGTTAGGAAGAGCACCTATAGGCAAGCAGGCGGAGATAACCTTTTTAAACCCGGATAACCCACAACCGCTTACGATAATGATGACTGCTGAAAAAGATGATTATGCAACATTAAAGATGCCCGTTTGGGACAAAGTGAGTGTAGGTATGATGGATAGCCCGATTCAGAAAAAGAAACTTTCGGAAGGGTATGGTTACTTTCGCATCCTCTTCTTTTCTCCGAGTGTTGGCACACCATTTCCGGCACAAGCATTCCAGAAAGCACTTAGCGAATTTATCCGAGACAGTGTTCCAGGGCTTATTATTGATTTGCGTGGGAACACAGGCGGAGACCCCGAACTTATACCTAAATTTGCAGGCTATTTTGTCGAAGAGGAAACGTTCTTTCACGACCTCGCTTTCTATAGCAAGAAGGACAAGTCATTTAAAATTAGCCCTGGTGACCGTATTATGATAAAGCCGTTGCCACTTCATTATCGTGGACCAGTTGTAGTTTTAGTTGATTATGGCACGGCGGGTTGTGCTGAAGGCTTTGCCTCTGTGTTAAGTAGGCAGAAAAACGTATACATAATTGGTATGTGCACAACACGAGGCGCAATGGGTGTTCCCGGTGGAGATGTTCGCATGCCTAACGGAATTACATTGTCCTACCCTGTAGCACGGTCTCTGAATAAAGAAGGGCAAATACAAATAGAGGCAAATGCACAGGGGGTAGGGGGTATTGTGCCATCTGTAAAAGTTCCTATAACCACCGATACATTAAAACAGCTTGGCACCAATAAAAAAGACGTTGTTCTTGAATATGCAATACAACATCTTGACCAATTAACTAAAAAATAA
- a CDS encoding class I SAM-dependent methyltransferase — protein sequence MNIQIYSTLLSQYPINWQTWQEDIKTFLDLLEQWNDVVGLVSKTDLSEKCIHHIEDSLSLVPYILPKLIDGEGFWLDIGTGSGFPAIPILLISKQIKAILVERKIRKVGFLQMLISKFQLNNTKVICNEFPACVKELASIEKQIRIVTSKGVEHPERLAKFLSHWLSEDTYYLCQSPKVLGLFHSGQFVKTIIQDEFSQHNLRRGNLTIIHRKP from the coding sequence GTGAATATTCAAATTTACTCAACATTATTATCTCAATATCCTATAAATTGGCAGACGTGGCAGGAAGATATAAAAACATTTCTTGACCTGCTCGAACAGTGGAATGATGTGGTGGGTCTGGTGTCTAAAACAGACCTGAGTGAGAAATGTATACATCATATAGAAGATAGTTTAAGTTTGGTACCGTATATACTTCCGAAGTTGATAGATGGAGAGGGATTTTGGTTAGACATCGGCACAGGTAGCGGATTTCCAGCGATACCTATCTTACTTATATCCAAGCAAATCAAAGCTATCCTCGTCGAAAGGAAAATAAGAAAAGTTGGTTTTTTACAAATGCTCATCTCTAAATTTCAGTTGAACAATACAAAGGTTATTTGTAATGAATTTCCAGCATGTGTAAAAGAATTGGCATCGATTGAAAAACAAATAAGAATTGTCACGTCAAAGGGTGTGGAACATCCAGAGCGGTTAGCAAAATTTTTGTCCCATTGGTTGTCAGAAGATACATACTACTTGTGCCAATCCCCAAAGGTGTTAGGCCTATTCCACAGCGGACAATTTGTGAAAACAATCATTCAAGATGAGTTCTCACAACATAATCTACGTCGTGGCAATCTAACTATTATTCACCGCAAACCCTAA
- a CDS encoding Gfo/Idh/MocA family oxidoreductase: MNLLFSRRTLLKGTIMGMGMFATGSAFSAQDNKVIKGFDETNSNTDTTRKWEPVSDRKIKVGIAGYGVCKFGSAFDFQNHPNVEIVAVTDLIPERCEGLAKECRCSTTYPSLEEMVKDKNIEAVFVATDAPSHAKHAILSLKHGKHVASAVPAVFGSLEDAHELYETVKSTGLNYMLMETSAYRNDCYAMRTLYQAGALGELVYCEGEYYHYLDPPIDSYKGWRIGLPPQWYPTHSNAYYICVSGGYFTEVSCLGMPSIIPMLKKENNVYQNPFGSEIALFRTKEGGMARMAVSWDTPGFEGEVGRVRGQKGCVTGTEYQGITDISKINIQKPPLPPSVNAGGHGGSHGYLTEEFIRSILENRKPYLDIAMALNITVSGIVAHQSALKDGELMKIPVFQ; encoded by the coding sequence ATGAACTTATTATTTTCACGTCGAACACTATTGAAAGGAACTATCATGGGAATGGGAATGTTCGCTACTGGCTCTGCCTTTTCGGCACAGGATAATAAAGTCATAAAGGGTTTTGATGAGACAAATAGCAATACAGACACCACCCGTAAATGGGAACCTGTTTCTGACCGTAAAATTAAGGTTGGTATTGCTGGCTATGGTGTCTGCAAATTTGGGTCTGCTTTCGATTTTCAAAACCATCCTAACGTTGAGATAGTTGCAGTCACAGACTTAATTCCAGAACGATGCGAAGGTCTTGCGAAGGAATGTCGCTGTTCAACCACATATCCATCACTGGAAGAAATGGTAAAAGATAAAAATATAGAGGCGGTTTTTGTCGCAACAGACGCACCAAGTCATGCAAAGCATGCCATCTTATCACTGAAACATGGGAAGCATGTGGCAAGTGCTGTTCCCGCAGTATTCGGCTCGTTAGAAGATGCTCATGAGTTATATGAAACAGTAAAGTCAACAGGATTAAATTACATGCTTATGGAGACCAGTGCCTATCGGAACGATTGTTATGCCATGCGAACCCTATATCAAGCGGGAGCCCTTGGGGAACTGGTCTACTGCGAAGGGGAGTACTACCATTATTTAGACCCACCTATCGATTCGTATAAAGGCTGGCGTATCGGCTTGCCTCCACAATGGTATCCTACGCATTCCAATGCCTATTACATTTGTGTTAGTGGCGGTTATTTTACGGAAGTGTCTTGCCTCGGTATGCCAAGCATTATACCCATGCTAAAAAAGGAGAATAATGTATATCAAAACCCATTCGGCTCAGAAATAGCCCTATTCCGCACTAAGGAAGGTGGTATGGCTCGGATGGCTGTCAGCTGGGACACACCAGGCTTCGAAGGAGAAGTAGGTCGTGTTCGTGGACAGAAAGGGTGCGTTACAGGTACAGAGTATCAAGGGATTACAGACATATCAAAGATTAATATTCAGAAACCACCATTACCACCGTCGGTAAACGCAGGAGGACATGGCGGTTCTCATGGCTACCTAACAGAAGAATTTATCCGTTCCATTCTTGAAAATCGAAAGCCTTACCTTGATATTGCTATGGCACTCAATATCACCGTATCTGGTATCGTGGCTCACCAGTCCGCACTTAAAGACGGCGAATTAATGAAAATCCCCGTATTTCAATAA